From Chlamydiifrater volucris, one genomic window encodes:
- the hrcA gene encoding heat-inducible transcriptional repressor HrcA → MDTETPSKKDEKFFSVLFATVELFLATGHPVGSKTLQEKSFPHLSTATIRNYFVDLEKRDLLRKNHVSGGRIPTDSALRAYVNLFSHDDSYPIPQKTQSLLEDLPEESRNIIRDLQNITEKIGEALQLPTFFSAPRFENDVITNIQLITIDDSRFLVVLSSEFGQIFTDVLWFSTPDERNSLENIELSLKSRLRKESCLVELSSNEKTLAYRIYNEVVVRYLTRYCNFSEEDLYFTGFSKLLRYEAFSDPELLASGLALFENRKDMHVIINTCMSKNEPTILIGEELTELLKTPYSGCSIIALPYCINRTPLGALGILGPSNIPYREVLGTLKLFSNKLQDGLTKSFYKFKLSFRKPKESRTTPERDINVLTQRTPIKLLPSKEMS, encoded by the coding sequence ATGGACACTGAAACACCCTCCAAAAAGGATGAAAAATTTTTTTCCGTGCTATTCGCGACGGTGGAGCTATTCTTAGCTACAGGCCATCCGGTTGGCTCTAAAACTTTGCAAGAAAAAAGTTTTCCCCATCTAAGCACTGCTACCATCCGCAACTATTTTGTAGATCTTGAAAAAAGAGATCTTCTCAGGAAAAACCATGTTTCAGGAGGAAGAATCCCTACGGACTCGGCTCTTCGGGCTTACGTGAATTTGTTTTCGCACGATGATTCCTACCCAATCCCACAAAAAACGCAATCTCTTCTAGAAGATTTGCCCGAGGAGAGTCGCAACATCATTAGAGACCTACAAAACATTACTGAAAAAATCGGGGAAGCTCTCCAACTTCCGACGTTTTTTTCTGCCCCTAGGTTTGAAAATGACGTAATTACAAATATTCAGTTAATAACTATAGACGATTCTCGATTTCTTGTAGTTCTGTCCTCAGAGTTTGGACAAATTTTCACTGATGTGTTGTGGTTCTCAACACCAGATGAAAGAAACTCCCTAGAAAATATAGAATTATCGTTAAAGTCCCGCTTACGAAAGGAATCTTGCCTCGTAGAACTTTCCTCCAATGAAAAGACACTAGCGTACAGGATTTATAATGAGGTTGTTGTCCGTTATCTCACTCGTTACTGCAACTTTAGTGAAGAGGATTTATATTTCACTGGATTTTCTAAACTTCTTCGCTACGAAGCTTTTTCTGATCCCGAGCTTTTAGCCTCCGGCTTGGCTCTTTTTGAAAACCGGAAAGACATGCACGTTATTATCAATACCTGCATGTCTAAGAATGAGCCTACAATCCTTATCGGAGAAGAGCTGACCGAACTACTGAAAACTCCCTATTCAGGGTGTAGCATTATAGCCTTGCCTTACTGCATCAATCGAACCCCTCTGGGAGCCCTAGGAATCCTAGGGCCTTCTAATATCCCCTACAGGGAAGTACTTGGCACCCTTAAGCTATTTTCAAACAAATTACAGGACGGACTAACTAAAAGTTTTTATAAGTTTAAACTTTCCTTCCGAAAACCTAAAGAATCAAGAACTACGCCGGAAAGAGACATTAATGTCCTTACTCAGCGAACCCCGATCAAACTTTTACCCTCAAAGGAGATGTCATGA
- a CDS encoding ABC transporter substrate-binding protein, whose protein sequence is MNFRFPIGKIFCILSFAVSGICVLLSGQVKAAPPQQPRVGIFLSFSHPKIEDCLSSFQETLRTLKGAFPVVIENAENNLSEARRIARKFHRDPTIKGIFTIGSLSTKVMSQIEDEKPIVYAGVPESSSLRLYKSTKAFHVEENMDIEQLCYVIQTVCSSDKAVICFRDTTDPFPSNFQSKISRKLQQFGIQVVDQGFSPSNLTTKLQQTLEKKPSAIFLPLNTHISKQTDKILPEILKEKVPVITDDPSLLPKGAYAALAVDYRRSGRQGALLLNSIVNSSNTQAFKTILSDPTPRNTTFNEEIVRSLGIKIQRAERKARSIIFKDFREKKSITKNEDKGKVEPTNNS, encoded by the coding sequence ATGAATTTTCGTTTTCCTATTGGTAAAATTTTCTGTATACTCTCCTTTGCCGTCTCTGGCATCTGCGTCTTGCTATCTGGTCAGGTAAAAGCTGCCCCTCCGCAGCAACCTAGAGTCGGAATCTTTCTTTCCTTCTCTCATCCCAAAATCGAGGATTGTTTGAGTAGCTTCCAGGAGACGTTGCGCACTCTCAAAGGCGCTTTTCCCGTAGTCATAGAAAATGCTGAGAATAATTTGTCAGAAGCCAGAAGGATTGCCAGAAAATTCCATAGAGATCCGACTATCAAGGGGATATTTACCATTGGTTCTCTCTCCACCAAGGTCATGTCCCAAATAGAAGATGAGAAGCCTATTGTGTATGCAGGGGTCCCCGAGAGCAGTTCGTTGCGCTTATACAAAAGCACGAAAGCTTTCCATGTTGAAGAAAACATGGACATAGAGCAGCTCTGTTACGTCATACAGACGGTCTGTTCCTCTGATAAAGCAGTCATTTGTTTCCGGGACACTACAGATCCTTTTCCTTCAAATTTTCAATCCAAAATATCAAGAAAACTTCAGCAGTTCGGTATCCAAGTCGTTGACCAAGGCTTCTCTCCTTCAAACCTAACCACAAAACTCCAACAGACTTTAGAGAAGAAACCTTCTGCCATCTTTCTCCCTCTGAATACTCATATCTCTAAGCAAACAGATAAGATCCTTCCAGAGATTCTTAAAGAGAAAGTTCCCGTCATTACAGATGATCCTTCCCTTTTGCCCAAAGGCGCTTATGCAGCGCTTGCCGTAGATTACAGGAGATCTGGCAGACAAGGGGCTCTTCTTCTCAACAGCATCGTCAATAGTTCAAATACCCAAGCATTCAAAACTATTCTTTCCGATCCAACTCCTCGAAATACTACCTTTAACGAGGAGATCGTTAGATCCCTAGGAATAAAGATCCAACGAGCGGAGAGGAAAGCTCGGTCTATAATCTTTAAAGACTTTAGAGAGAAAAAATCTATTACTAAAAACGAAGATAAGGGAAAAGTCGAGCCTACTAATAACTCTTAG
- a CDS encoding LL-diaminopimelate aminotransferase: protein MLSNPYFKKLKPSYLFKEISEKLCMFKNNNPARTVVDLSLGNTTYPIEKELSEHLASVAYKQSSKNGYLGYGPENGSATLRSKVAKTFYRSTISPDDIFISDGIKCDLGRLQSLLGPGRIVALQDPVYPAYRDVSIIGGAAEVISVPCREENDFFPDIRSLSRIPDVLFLCSPNNPTGTVLNRKQLTSIVNYALENEVLIVFDTAYSLFIADESLPKSIFEIPGAEKCAIEFGSFSKTFGFTGLRLGWSVVPSQLQYSDGAFVQHHWRRVVSTLFNGASSVIQEAGIKALEAYSPQNNAALQYYKTNANLLKDALLSVGFSVFGGDHSPYLWVKLPKELASVDPFDFFLEEYGVAVTPGVGFGSEGEGFVRFSSFGDRSEVELACQRFASREIFVPSGAL from the coding sequence ATGCTCTCTAACCCTTATTTCAAGAAACTGAAGCCTAGCTACCTCTTTAAAGAGATCTCTGAGAAGCTGTGTATGTTCAAAAACAACAATCCTGCTCGGACCGTTGTAGACCTCTCCCTAGGCAATACGACTTATCCCATAGAAAAAGAATTATCGGAACACTTGGCTTCGGTCGCTTACAAACAGTCGTCTAAAAACGGTTATTTAGGATACGGGCCTGAAAATGGGTCCGCTACTTTACGCTCCAAAGTAGCAAAGACCTTTTACCGAAGTACCATTTCCCCAGATGATATTTTCATATCTGATGGAATAAAATGCGATTTGGGCCGGTTACAGTCTCTTCTGGGCCCAGGCAGGATTGTTGCTCTACAAGACCCTGTTTACCCAGCCTATAGGGATGTCTCCATCATCGGAGGGGCAGCGGAAGTTATTTCGGTACCTTGTAGAGAGGAGAATGATTTTTTCCCAGACATTCGTTCCTTGTCTAGAATTCCCGATGTTTTGTTTCTTTGCTCCCCAAATAACCCTACAGGAACAGTTTTAAACAGAAAGCAACTGACCTCCATCGTCAACTATGCCTTAGAAAATGAGGTGCTTATCGTTTTTGATACGGCGTACTCTTTGTTTATTGCAGACGAAAGTTTACCCAAGTCAATATTTGAGATCCCTGGCGCAGAAAAATGTGCCATCGAGTTTGGATCTTTTTCTAAAACGTTTGGATTTACAGGGTTACGATTAGGATGGAGCGTAGTCCCTTCCCAGCTTCAATACTCTGATGGCGCTTTTGTCCAGCATCACTGGAGGCGTGTAGTATCGACTTTGTTTAATGGAGCTTCTTCTGTTATCCAAGAAGCTGGAATAAAAGCTTTAGAAGCTTATTCCCCGCAAAACAATGCGGCTCTACAATACTATAAAACCAATGCTAATTTGCTAAAAGATGCGTTACTCTCTGTGGGCTTCTCCGTTTTTGGAGGGGATCACTCCCCTTACCTGTGGGTAAAACTTCCCAAGGAACTCGCCTCGGTAGACCCTTTTGATTTCTTTTTGGAAGAGTACGGTGTGGCCGTAACTCCAGGCGTTGGGTTTGGCTCGGAAGGAGAGGGATTCGTTAGATTTTCTTCTTTTGGAGACCGTTCTGAAGTGGAGTTGGCTTGTCAACGGTTTGCTTCTCGAGAAATTTTCGTTCCCTCAGGTGCTCTATGA
- a CDS encoding DUF1207 domain-containing protein produces MKRLPFYCILALGLCSFSRGVAGFCQEKSFLTDSFAEALESECFERKECPECRLDNVEIVRTDQIPERLELCPNDRYVTGYVQALLDMHYVDCRVRTVVLSGKAYLFSLPNDDCLATDIVCFVQDIPCINSVEAVSCHYEDFLRENCPVSVEGKIVDITLLENSNKNPLPACRSVRSPILFGKEGVWLPQNTVLFQPLVADPRQVTTSASIRFDDKVIGSRVGSAVFGGDIILLRLFDVGCLRGDLDLGIQCGVFSVFDLEHPDACMVNSDFFVGLLFGYAFDKWSCRLRMWHLSSHLGDEFLLTHPNFPRFNLSDEGIDFFLSYTHNHALRLYGGVGYIVNRDLTFPEKPLYFECGSEIRPFGLRDRENNLYAQPIMAMHFRFWEEQDFGLDQTYVVGMEWSRFRDVGRKIRALLEYHEGFSKEGQFIREPSRYYGFRLMYGL; encoded by the coding sequence ATGAAGCGGTTACCTTTTTATTGTATTTTAGCATTGGGATTATGCTCGTTTTCTAGGGGCGTCGCTGGTTTTTGCCAGGAGAAGTCTTTTTTGACGGACTCTTTCGCTGAAGCGTTAGAAAGTGAATGTTTTGAGCGTAAGGAATGTCCAGAATGTAGGTTGGATAACGTTGAAATCGTTCGTACAGATCAGATTCCTGAAAGGTTAGAGTTATGTCCTAACGATCGATACGTAACAGGTTACGTTCAGGCTCTTTTAGACATGCACTACGTTGATTGTAGAGTGCGGACAGTAGTTCTTTCCGGGAAGGCGTATTTGTTTTCCTTACCTAATGATGATTGTCTGGCGACGGACATCGTATGCTTTGTTCAGGATATTCCCTGTATTAATTCTGTAGAGGCTGTTTCTTGTCATTACGAAGATTTTTTGAGAGAAAACTGCCCAGTTTCTGTTGAAGGCAAGATTGTCGACATAACTCTCTTAGAGAATAGTAACAAAAATCCGTTGCCAGCTTGTAGAAGTGTTCGCTCGCCTATACTTTTTGGTAAAGAAGGTGTTTGGTTGCCTCAAAATACCGTTCTTTTCCAGCCTTTAGTTGCTGATCCTAGGCAGGTGACAACCTCTGCTAGCATCCGCTTTGACGACAAGGTTATCGGAAGTCGAGTGGGCTCTGCTGTTTTTGGTGGAGACATCATTTTACTTCGACTTTTCGATGTAGGATGTTTGCGGGGAGACCTGGATCTTGGTATTCAGTGTGGGGTGTTTTCCGTCTTTGACTTAGAACATCCAGATGCGTGCATGGTGAATTCTGACTTTTTCGTTGGATTGCTTTTTGGTTATGCTTTCGACAAGTGGAGTTGCAGGTTGCGTATGTGGCATCTATCTTCTCACCTTGGTGATGAGTTTTTATTGACACACCCGAATTTCCCTCGGTTTAATTTAAGTGATGAAGGTATAGACTTTTTCCTTTCCTATACACACAATCATGCTTTGCGTTTGTACGGTGGGGTTGGGTACATTGTTAATAGGGATTTAACATTTCCTGAGAAGCCATTGTATTTTGAGTGTGGATCAGAAATTCGTCCCTTTGGATTAAGGGATAGGGAGAACAACTTATATGCGCAGCCCATTATGGCTATGCATTTCCGTTTCTGGGAGGAGCAAGATTTTGGTTTAGATCAGACCTATGTAGTCGGGATGGAGTGGTCAAGGTTTCGAGATGTTGGCCGTAAAATTCGTGCTTTGTTAGAGTACCACGAAGGATTTTCTAAGGAAGGCCAGTTCATTCGAGAACCATCTCGATATTATGGGTTTCGCTTAATGTACGGTCTATAG
- a CDS encoding DUF167 family protein: MMDGCVIEVKVTPGAKREGVGPFLDGVLRVRVSAAPEKGKANYAVISLIADFFGLPKREVVILSGETSRKKKILLPPSVRDRLASLSEK, encoded by the coding sequence ATCATGGATGGATGTGTTATCGAGGTCAAAGTGACGCCTGGAGCAAAGAGAGAAGGTGTCGGGCCTTTTTTGGACGGGGTTTTGCGGGTCAGAGTGTCCGCTGCCCCAGAGAAGGGGAAGGCTAACTATGCTGTGATTTCGCTTATAGCAGACTTCTTCGGTCTTCCCAAAAGGGAAGTTGTCATCCTTTCGGGAGAGACGTCTAGAAAAAAGAAGATCCTCCTACCCCCCTCGGTAAGGGACAGACTAGCTTCCTTGTCAGAGAAATAA
- a CDS encoding nucleotide exchange factor GrpE gives MSETVQESDLSKEDDELSSLRKEVEQLKTEVEEKNTKYLMALAEAENSRKRMQKERQELTRYAVENAIIEFLGPIENMEKALTFAQQGASDEVRNWATGFQMILDQLKLVFTDKGITEYSSLGQKFDPFLHEAVETEETNEHPEGTILEEFSKGYKVGDRPVRVARVKVAKPVVSTETDENKKENN, from the coding sequence ATGAGCGAGACTGTACAAGAATCTGATCTATCCAAAGAAGACGACGAGCTCTCTTCTCTACGCAAAGAGGTAGAGCAGTTAAAAACAGAAGTAGAAGAAAAAAATACAAAGTATCTAATGGCCTTGGCTGAAGCTGAAAATTCTAGAAAGCGTATGCAAAAAGAACGCCAAGAACTCACACGCTATGCTGTAGAAAATGCTATCATCGAATTCTTAGGCCCTATTGAAAATATGGAAAAAGCCCTCACTTTTGCTCAACAAGGAGCTTCTGATGAAGTGCGAAATTGGGCTACAGGATTTCAGATGATTCTGGATCAACTGAAATTAGTATTTACGGACAAAGGCATTACAGAATACTCCTCCTTAGGTCAGAAATTTGATCCCTTCCTCCACGAAGCTGTAGAAACAGAAGAAACTAACGAGCATCCTGAAGGAACCATCCTAGAAGAGTTTTCAAAAGGATACAAAGTAGGAGATCGACCCGTACGCGTGGCTCGAGTTAAAGTTGCAAAACCTGTTGTATCCACCGAAACAGACGAAAATAAGAAGGAAAATAATTAA
- the dnaK gene encoding molecular chaperone DnaK, producing the protein MSEKRRSGKIIGIDLGTTNSCVSVMEGGQPKVITSAEGTRTTPSIVAFKNTERLVGIPAKRQAVTNPENTLGSTKRFIGRKFSEVASEIQTVPYKVTSGNQGDAVFEVQGKQYTPEEIGAQILMKMKETAEAYLGEPVTEAVITVPAYFNDAQRASTKDAGRIAGLEVKRIIPEPTAAALAYGIDKAGDKKIAVFDLGGGTFDISILEIGDGVFEVLSTNGDTHLGGDDFDEAIIVWMIQEFKQQTGIDLSKDNMALQRLKDAAEKAKIELSGVQSTEINQPFITMDASGPKHLSLTLTRSAFEQLVEPLISRTKEPCLKALKDAGLTPDQIDDVLLVGGMSRMPAVQEVVRDIFKKEPNKGVNPDEVVAIGAAIQGGVLGGEVKDVLLLDVIPLSLGIETLGGVMTHLVERNTTIPTQKKQIFSTATDNQPAVTIVVLQGERPMAKDNKEIGRFDLTDIPPAPRGHPQIEVCFDIDANGILHVSAKDVASGKEQKIRIEAGSGLKEDEIQRMIQEAEANKEEDKKRREESEIKNEADSNAFRATKALSDYKDQIPETLAKEIQEKVDAVRKALKDEAPIETIKAASEDLSKHMQKIGESMQAQSASAAGQAGGPNINTEDLKKHSFSTTPPNKNGGAAAENVEEAEVEILDKENS; encoded by the coding sequence ATGAGCGAAAAAAGACGATCAGGAAAAATCATTGGCATTGATTTGGGAACTACCAACTCTTGCGTATCTGTCATGGAAGGCGGCCAACCCAAAGTTATCACCTCAGCAGAGGGAACTAGAACAACCCCTTCCATAGTTGCTTTTAAAAACACCGAACGATTAGTCGGAATCCCTGCTAAACGCCAAGCTGTAACAAACCCAGAAAATACTCTAGGGTCTACAAAGAGATTTATCGGAAGAAAATTCAGTGAGGTCGCTTCGGAGATTCAAACTGTTCCCTACAAAGTAACTTCCGGGAATCAAGGTGATGCTGTTTTTGAAGTGCAGGGAAAACAATACACACCAGAGGAAATCGGCGCACAAATCCTCATGAAAATGAAAGAGACAGCCGAAGCTTACTTAGGAGAACCCGTTACAGAAGCTGTGATTACTGTTCCAGCGTATTTCAATGATGCCCAAAGAGCTTCCACAAAAGATGCTGGCCGAATTGCCGGGCTTGAAGTAAAACGAATCATCCCCGAGCCTACTGCAGCTGCCCTCGCTTATGGTATAGACAAAGCAGGGGACAAAAAAATTGCTGTTTTCGACCTAGGAGGGGGAACTTTTGATATCTCTATTTTGGAAATTGGTGACGGAGTTTTCGAAGTGCTGTCCACGAATGGAGATACTCATCTCGGAGGAGATGATTTTGATGAGGCCATTATTGTTTGGATGATTCAAGAATTCAAACAACAAACAGGAATAGATTTAAGTAAGGATAACATGGCCTTGCAACGACTAAAAGACGCTGCAGAAAAAGCGAAAATAGAGTTGTCTGGTGTTCAGTCTACGGAAATCAATCAGCCATTCATCACTATGGATGCTTCTGGGCCAAAACACCTATCTTTGACGCTAACAAGATCTGCTTTTGAACAACTGGTAGAACCTCTTATTTCTAGAACTAAAGAGCCTTGCTTAAAAGCTCTCAAAGATGCTGGGCTCACTCCTGATCAGATAGATGATGTGCTTCTTGTAGGAGGTATGTCTCGTATGCCTGCAGTTCAAGAAGTTGTTAGAGATATCTTCAAAAAAGAACCTAACAAAGGGGTAAACCCTGATGAAGTAGTCGCTATCGGAGCAGCCATTCAAGGTGGAGTTTTGGGCGGAGAGGTTAAAGATGTTCTTCTCTTAGACGTTATTCCTCTTTCCCTAGGGATCGAAACTTTGGGTGGAGTGATGACCCACCTTGTAGAAAGGAACACCACTATCCCCACGCAAAAAAAACAAATCTTCTCTACTGCAACCGATAACCAACCCGCTGTAACCATTGTTGTTCTACAAGGAGAAAGACCTATGGCTAAGGACAACAAAGAAATTGGTAGGTTCGATCTTACGGACATTCCTCCAGCGCCTAGAGGACATCCCCAAATTGAAGTATGTTTCGATATTGATGCTAACGGTATCCTACACGTTTCAGCGAAAGATGTCGCCAGCGGCAAAGAACAAAAAATTCGCATCGAAGCTGGTTCCGGATTAAAAGAAGATGAGATCCAGCGTATGATCCAAGAGGCTGAAGCCAATAAAGAAGAAGATAAAAAACGTCGAGAAGAAAGCGAGATCAAAAACGAAGCAGATAGTAATGCCTTCAGGGCAACCAAGGCGTTGAGCGATTATAAAGACCAAATACCTGAAACTCTCGCAAAAGAAATTCAGGAAAAAGTCGATGCTGTACGCAAAGCTCTCAAAGATGAAGCTCCTATTGAAACCATCAAAGCGGCTTCAGAAGATCTCAGCAAGCACATGCAGAAAATTGGCGAATCCATGCAAGCACAAAGCGCTTCAGCGGCTGGACAAGCAGGAGGACCCAATATAAATACTGAGGACTTGAAAAAACATAGCTTCAGCACTACCCCTCCTAACAAAAACGGCGGAGCAGCTGCTGAAAATGTTGAGGAAGCCGAAGTAGAAATTCTTGATAAAGAAAATTCTTAA
- a CDS encoding proline--tRNA ligase: MRSSLLFYKTSKNANKDSQVISNELLEKADYIRKISKGIFSYGPLMQRVVKNFTEIIREELDKIGGQEVCLPILQPAEFWEKTERWQAFSSEGLLYTLKDRENRDFCIAPTHEEVISSLVAEKITSKRQLPIHLYQIAPKFRDEIRPRFGLMRSKELLMEDSYTFSNSPEQMEEQYQLLRQAYCNIFDRLGLQYVIVEADGGKIGKGKSEEFQVLCALGEDTICVSEEYAANVETAKAIPPAFSYDKTLLPMEQCYTPDVCSIEELQKFFDIPPQKILKTLVFKLVYSDGARMVAIGIRGDRQINAAKVCSKFLANEAIPASEEELSALKTTKGFIGPLNCPIEFFADLSAEPMTNFICAGNRKDFHYVNMNWERDLSKPTFDDFLLAEEGDICPQNPTVPYRMMRGIEVAHIFNLGTKYTQAFNVSFQDEQSNSCLCWMGTYGIGVGRTLASCIEQLSDDKGIVWPTCLAPFCATIIPAGKAPEIITAAETLYATLRNAGYDPLLDDRDERFGYKLNDSDFIGIPYKIIIGKSFLSDHLVELESRKGDKLSVEISKFLLTFENLISRGVTPKNKHS; this comes from the coding sequence ATGAGGAGCTCCCTTCTATTCTATAAGACGTCAAAAAACGCTAACAAGGATTCTCAGGTCATCTCTAATGAACTTTTGGAGAAAGCTGATTACATCCGTAAAATCTCTAAGGGCATCTTTTCCTACGGCCCTCTTATGCAACGAGTGGTTAAGAATTTTACTGAGATAATAAGGGAAGAGCTTGATAAAATTGGCGGTCAAGAAGTATGTTTGCCCATCTTGCAGCCTGCGGAATTCTGGGAAAAAACAGAACGTTGGCAAGCTTTCTCTAGTGAGGGGTTATTGTATACTCTCAAAGACAGAGAAAATCGAGATTTTTGCATAGCTCCTACTCACGAAGAAGTTATTTCTTCTTTAGTCGCAGAAAAAATTACCTCTAAAAGACAATTACCCATCCACCTATACCAAATCGCTCCAAAATTTCGCGACGAAATTCGCCCCAGGTTTGGCTTAATGCGCTCTAAAGAGCTCCTTATGGAGGATAGCTATACCTTTTCTAATTCCCCTGAGCAGATGGAAGAGCAATACCAATTGTTAAGACAAGCTTATTGTAATATTTTTGACCGCCTAGGGCTTCAATATGTAATCGTCGAAGCTGATGGAGGAAAAATTGGTAAAGGAAAATCAGAAGAGTTTCAAGTGCTGTGTGCCTTGGGCGAAGATACCATTTGCGTAAGTGAAGAATATGCCGCCAATGTGGAAACAGCAAAAGCTATTCCCCCTGCCTTCTCTTATGATAAAACTTTACTGCCTATGGAACAATGTTATACTCCTGATGTTTGTTCCATCGAAGAGCTGCAAAAGTTCTTTGACATCCCACCACAAAAAATCTTGAAGACTTTGGTGTTCAAGCTTGTCTATTCGGACGGAGCACGAATGGTCGCTATAGGAATACGCGGAGATAGACAAATAAACGCAGCTAAAGTTTGTTCCAAATTCCTGGCTAACGAAGCTATCCCAGCCTCTGAAGAAGAGCTCTCCGCACTTAAAACCACTAAAGGTTTTATAGGTCCGTTAAACTGTCCGATAGAATTTTTTGCGGATCTTTCAGCAGAACCTATGACTAATTTTATCTGCGCAGGAAATCGCAAGGACTTTCACTACGTAAACATGAATTGGGAACGAGATCTATCAAAACCCACTTTCGATGACTTCCTTTTGGCTGAGGAAGGCGATATTTGTCCGCAAAACCCTACGGTTCCCTATAGAATGATGAGGGGAATTGAAGTGGCTCACATATTCAACTTGGGCACAAAATATACTCAAGCTTTTAATGTTTCCTTCCAAGATGAACAGAGCAATTCTTGTTTATGTTGGATGGGAACGTATGGTATTGGCGTTGGCAGAACCTTAGCCTCCTGTATTGAGCAGTTGTCTGATGATAAAGGTATTGTTTGGCCTACTTGCTTAGCGCCTTTTTGTGCCACTATCATTCCTGCAGGGAAAGCTCCTGAAATTATCACGGCCGCTGAAACATTGTACGCTACTTTACGCAATGCTGGATATGATCCCCTATTAGACGATAGGGATGAACGTTTCGGATACAAGTTAAATGATAGTGATTTCATTGGTATCCCATATAAAATAATCATCGGAAAGTCTTTCCTTTCGGATCACCTTGTTGAGTTAGAATCTAGAAAAGGAGATAAGCTTTCTGTAGAAATCTCAAAATTTCTTTTAACTTTTGAAAATCTAATTTCCAGAGGTGTGACTCCAAAAAATAAGCACTCCTAA